The genomic DNA aatttaatttctttagattCTGGAGATTGAGAAAGATGCGAAAGAACTCAACAAATCGATTATCAAAACTAGTAGGAAGTTAGTTGCTTCTAAGAACGGAGGGTTGTATAATTCTTCTCCTCTAGTTTTTAACGCTCATTGGAGCAGTAATAACTCGAAAAATATGGCAGTCAGGTTCACTTATCCTCTTGCTCATGGTGTCTAAAGGCCAAATAGTGAAGAAGACATGAGTGTGAATTGAATGTCCATGAGTCTTAATTATTTGTCATTTATTGatcaagaaataaaaattgtacCTTCATTATATTCTTGAACTTTGGCAAATTATTAGGATGAAGAAAATTACTTCCAAAAAGCTGATATAAATTTTCTTGAGGAGATTAAAGTGGTAAACATTGAACATATTTATGTAGTCTTTTAGTACGTTTGTGTGCCTATGCTAAAGATGATCGTAAAATATTTATAGGTACAATCCAATTCTTAAAGTTGTGGTGACTTTTATAGAAGAATTGGCGTACAAGCAAGCAAACGAAGTTGATGAGCTACTCTCCAAAAGGAGTGGATTTGGGTAAAACCTCATCTCATTTAGGCACAATTAGGATTGACTAACATAAATTTCAATAtcataaattgcaaaaaaacaaaatgatgagAAGTGTTATTTATGAGTTCTCTACTTAGTTAgaatataaaacattaattgTTTTTTGAAGGTGATATAATAGGTTTGCATAATATTGTTGTTCACAAGTCCCTCTAATGCATATTGATGGAAGTGATGAGTTGGAGCAAATGAGTTGTAAATGACTAATAAATAGGAGTAGAGCTCTAATGCATATGGATGAGAAGTGATGAGAGTTGAGTATTAAAATGTGAGTAGTGGCTAACTTTCACTTTTGTGTATTGATAGAAACTATTGAGTCACACATTTTGTTTCTAAGTGAATGTATTTTCTGTTAGTAAATTTGTACTTActacttttaaaatatagttagttattttttttttaatttttagtattaaatatagttgataattaagaaaaatatgtaatgtaatatgataaataattaggaaaataaatttttaaagaaatatattactTTCTGACGGATATTTTTATGGAATTATTACAAATGTTTTGACGGATATTCATACGATATTAGCACGAATTTTCCGACGGATATTCCTACAAAATTAACTTGAACTTCCTAACGGATATTCCTACGAAATTATCACGATATTTCTGACCGATATTCCTACGGAAAAATTCCAATGAAATAAAAATCGTCACAaaaatttctaataaattatgtatttttaggATGATTTACTGAGAGATATACCAacgtttattataaaaatagaaaatatgttATTAACTATAAATTCGTCAGAAATTATGTCGGAAATATATGTCATAGATGACTCATATGTTAAACTAGGGAAGATTAAGCGACTTTTAGGTGCAATAACTTCTAGATTTTCTCGCTTGTGGATAGAAAATCCAGTTCTTCGACAATGGATAGGCCGTTGTTCATCAAACATGGGACTTTATTCGAATTTGACCTATTATGAGAcccatttgatcaaatttcagaAAACCAACTAAATGGGAAACCGACTAAATAAGAACATTAcacaaccctaacccaaactcAAACCCTAAACTGACATGAATAATGTAACGACGAGACGGACGGAACGAGACAGACGAACGGACGGAACGAGACGGACGAACAGACACACACTATGGGGCTTTTTTTGAATTAGGCCTATTATGATGATCATTTAATCAATTTTCTCTTGTGCGACGCGCACGCACACAcacaaacaaaaagaaaaggGTAAAGTTAACtagaaacaataataaatgaaatataacagtttatagtaaaaaaaataaaaaaaaaataagaaacacaACACTCATACATTGGTTGATGACACGATTAAACAATCAATAAATTCTTAAcaggaaattaaaaaaaaaaaatctcaaactcTCTTGTGTTCATACTTATTTTACTTGTTTATGGCTCTAGCTTTCGTTGAGCTTGGAATAAAGACAGCGATGAAATTGATCAGTTGAATGCGTCGCATCTGACACGGATGTTACCGTTGGGTCCGGGCTTTCCGGTCTTGACTCCGACGCGGCCGAGTTTGGTCATGGCGGTTATGAAGGCAGAGTTGAATGACTGGGAGCTGGTAGCCCAGGCGTTGACCACCGACTTAGACCTGGAGTCGGTGAAGAGCACTTGGTCGGAAGTGAATAATCCCTTTCCTCCCTGAAGATTCTTGAAGTATGCATTGTCGAATTTTCGGGGCGTGATTGGATCCATGTTTATTGCTATTCTCGGGTCCACATTCTTCGGGCACATTTGAATCAACTGGGATGCGTATTGCTTGTTCAGGGTCGGGTCAATCGGGTTGGACTTTGTGAAGTTGTAGATCCTGTTTGAGAATTTGCTGCAGTGGGAGAACCCAATTGTGTGGGCAgctatatatatacaataataatttataatcaaatgaaataaaataaaataaaagattatatataatgaatatatagattagtttgAACTTAATTACCTGAGAGAGCTATCATGTCGTTTTGATTAAGGCCGTTGGCAGCAAAGAGGGAGTTGAGTTGGTTGAGGTTGAAGTTCGGATGAGGAAGTTTTCCGGTGACGCTTGCCGCCGTCGACTTCAGGCCGTCCAATCTCCCCAGCTCCACCGCGTACGATGGTCCTCCGGTCtgcattcattcattcattcatttttataataaaaattcattgaTTCAGGAGGAACAACAGGGAAGAACAGAGATAAGTGATTAATAATTACCAAAGCGATGACATCCCTGGTAGCCATGGTTAGAATGTCGGCGCAGGATACTTTATTCCGGCAACCGGAGACGGCGTCAACTGCAGCCTTGGCCTTGACAACGGTGTCGAACCCATCTCCGGCTAAAGAAATGTTATCCGGGTTATCCTTCTCCGCCTTGTTGCCTCCGGTCGATTGAATCATAACGGAAGCATCGCAGCCCTGAACAAAACAGTCGTGGAATGTTATAACGGATGcaagaacaatgataataatagtaaaagacagaatgaaaacgacacccgatttaacgtggtatccagcaaaattgctgactaatccacgggcagagccactgaaaaatatttcactataatcgttaacacggattacagatactcagaatagttcaaaagagaactaacaaatattgggtgcaGTGAActaaagaggggagagtttcttttatacagtAAGAAACTttcccaactcccatcatcttccgatgtgggacaatcatacaaaaagaatattctaggcaaagaaactcaacaaatctccaccttgacttgaatatttTCCCAGATAGCCAGATGCACCAGATTTACTTTAAATACCAGATGTGccagatgcattacactgaatgcccagatATATTTTCCCAGATAGCCAGATGCACCAGATGTACTTTAAATACCAGATGTGCTAGATGCACCAGATGTATTTTAAATACCAGATGTGccagatgcattacactgaatgcccagataaacaaaacagatgcattacactgaatgcccagataaacaaaacatatgcattacactgaatgcccagataaacaaaacagatgcattacactgaatgcccagatGTGACCTGCTCTGCCTCAGGCCTTGCCCCTTCAAGGGCAATCAACAACTTCTAACATTGAGCAAGTTCAAATAGTGTTGAAACTTGCTCTGCGGAACCG from Impatiens glandulifera chromosome 9, dImpGla2.1, whole genome shotgun sequence includes the following:
- the LOC124914734 gene encoding peroxidase 51-like, translating into MGTRFNIPLTLLSLSCLCLLASAQLKQNYYAGTCPNVESIVRKAVQLKFQQTFVTAPATLRLFFHDCFVQGCDASVMIQSTGGNKAEKDNPDNISLAGDGFDTVVKAKAAVDAVSGCRNKVSCADILTMATRDVIALTGGPSYAVELGRLDGLKSTAASVTGKLPHPNFNLNQLNSLFAANGLNQNDMIALSAAHTIGFSHCSKFSNRIYNFTKSNPIDPTLNKQYASQLIQMCPKNVDPRIAINMDPITPRKFDNAYFKNLQGGKGLFTSDQVLFTDSRSKSVVNAWATSSQSFNSAFITAMTKLGRVGVKTGKPGPNGNIRVRCDAFN